GAAAAATTCCAAGGATACATTTTGAAGCCTTCTCATAAGAGAGTATATATAAATGTTGAAGGTTATAAGGAATTTCTGCTTTATAAACAAAAGAAATATGAGGAAGCTATGTAGTTATGTTATAATTAAGCTATGCTACATAGCTTTCCTTTGCTTTAAAAGTACAAGGAGAAGAAATGTTTTTTAAAAAATTGGATAATGGTAAATACCGTTATTATGAGAAATTCTATCATGAACGAGAGGGAAAGTGGAAGCAAGTCTCTGTGACTCTAAAATCAAAATCTAGAGTTTCTCAAGCAGAAGCAAAACGTCGTTTAGCGCTAAAAATCGAAAAACTTCTAACCGCCCCTACAAAAGAGGAAGTTGAAAAGAAACAACTAGAAGAAATGATTTTTAGTCAACTATTGGAAGAATGGAAAATGATTCGCTCCAGTGAGATAAAATCTTCTAGTTATAGAAGTGAGATGAAAAGTTTAGAGCTTTTCATGGGAGCAGTAGGAAATTTGAGAATATCAGATTACACCACTCAGCTAGTTCAAACATATCTAATGAATTTGAATGTTCAAAATTCAACAAGAAAAAATCGAAAAATATACTTGCATGGTATCTTTGATTATGCTGTAAAGGTCGGATATATTTCTGACTCACCAGTTAAAGGGGTGGTAATTCCGAAGCAGAAAGTGGACTATGAGAAGTTGCAAAAAGCTAAGGATAATTTCATTAGTAGAGAGGAACTAGGACAGGTTTTATCGTATTGTGAAAGTCACAATAAAGATAAGCGTTATGCTTTGGCAATGGAATTTATCTTTTTAACTGGTCTTCGTTTTGCAGAGTTTATAGGGGTTCGCTATCAAGATGTAAACTTCAAAGCGAATCTTTTAACAATTGATCATACAATAGATTATGTTGCTCATGGATATGATGAGAGAATCTTACAGACAACGAAAACAGTAGGTTCTGTCAGGACGATAGTACTAAGTGAACGTTGCTTGGAAATTATCGAGTACTTTCGTAGTAACTGTTTTGATGAGGAGTTCATCTTTGTGACTGAGCAAGGTAACATTATGAGACAGCCTTTATTATATAGATTTATCAAAAATATTTGTGAAGTAGTGTTGGGTGGGCACAGATCCTATAATATTCACATGCTTAGACATTCGCATATTAGTTTATTGGCTGAACTAGGGATACCCATAAAGGCTATTATGGAGCGAGTTGGACATAGAGATGAATCTATCACTTTAAGGATCTATAGTCATGTAACAAAAAATATACAAGATGAATTGAGAGAGAAACTTAATCAAATTCATCTGTAGATGCTAACCATAGAACTAACCAAGTACTAACCAAAGTGAATAGAAACTAGGGGAAGTATAGGGAAGTATAGAAGAGAGAAAGTCTTTTCTTTTGGTAGCTAAGGAACATTGAGGAAAGAGAAGGAAATATAGTTTGGATATTTTTGATACGCACACACATTTAAATGTAGAAGAATTTGCAGGACGTGAGGCAGAAGAAATCGCCTTGGCTGCTGAGATGGGTGTGACACAGATGAATATTGTTGGTTTTGATACACCAACCATTGAACGAGCCCTGGAGTTGGCAGATGAGTATGAGCAACTCTACGCAACTATTGGCTGGCATCCGACGGAAGCAGGGACTTACACAGATGAGGTCGAAGCTTACTTGCTTGAAAAACTAAAACATCCTAAGGTCGTTGCCTTGGGGGAGATTGGTCTGGACTATCACTGGATGACAGCACCTAAGGAAGTGCAGGAGCAGGTTTTTCGTCGTCAGATTCAGTTGTCTAAGGACTTGAATTTGCCTTTTGTGGTCCATACCCGTGATGCGCTAGAAGATACTTATGAGATTATCAAGAGTGAGGGCGTTGGTCCTCGTGGTGGGATTATGCATTCATTTTCAGGTTCTTTGGAGTGGGCTGAGAAGTTTGTCGGGCTTGGCATGACCATTTCTTTCTCAGGTGTGGTTACCTTTAAGAAAGCGACGGATATCCAAGAGGCTGCTAGGGAACTTCCGTTAGACAAGATTTTGGTAGAAACGGATGCGCCCTACCTGGCTCCTGTTCCTAAACGTGGCCGTGAAAACAAAACAGCCTACACACGCTATGTGGTGGACTTTATCGCCGACTTGCGTGGGATGACGACTGAGGAGTTAGCCGCAGTAACGACTGCAAATGCAGAGCGTATCTTTGGATTGGACAGCAAGTGATGAAAGAAAAAATTTCCCAAGTCATCGTGGTCGAAGGTCGTGATGATACGGCCAATCTCAAACGTTACTTTGACGTGGAAACCTATGAGACACGAGGTTCCGCCATAAATGACCAGGATATAGAGCGGATTCGTCGCCTGCATGAACTGCATGGAGTCATTGTCTTTACAGATCCAGATTTTAATGGGGAGCGGATTCGTCGCATGATTATGACGGCCATTCCAACGGTACAACATGCCTTTCTCAAGCGAGATGAGGCTGTTCCCAAATCCAAGACCAAGGGGCGCTCTCTGGGAATCGAACATGCTAGCTATGAGGACCTGAAAACAGCGCTGGTTCAGGTGACAGAGCAATTTGAAAACGAGAACGAGTTTGACATCAGTCGTGGTGACTTGATTCGCCTAGGTTTCTTGGCAGGAGCAGACAGTCGTAGGCGCAGAGAGTATCTAGGCGAACAGCTCCGCATCGGCTATTCCAACGGCAAGCAACTCCTCAAGCGCTTAGAGTTGTTTGGAGTGACCTTGGCAGAAGTGGAAGAAGTGATGGCTAAGTATTCAGACTAACGGAGTCAGAAATGAAAAAAGTGATTATTACGGGTGGCAATAGTGGTATTGGCTACCAGTCTGCTAAACAGTTGGCTGAAAAGGGCTGGTCGGTAACTCTCTTTTGTAGACGGAAAGAAGCTGCCGAGCAAGCCTGTGAGGAAATCTGCCAACAAACAGGAAATCGACATGTAGATTATATCTTGGTTGATCTATCTGATATGAAGAGTGTCAGGGAAGCAGCGGAACAGTATATTCAAAAAGAAGACTTTCTAGACGTTCTAATTAACAATGCAGCTGACTTTGATTTGTCAGTTAAAAAGCCCATCCTGACTAAGGATGGTTTAGAAAAGCAATTTGCGACCAATGTTGCCGCCCCTTTCTTGCTTTCTATCTTGTTGAAAGGTTTGTTGGAAAAATCTGAGCGTGGTCGAATTATTAATATTTCTTCCCAAGGACTGGTGCTTTATCCTTTCATGAAGCTTGATTTTGAAAATTTATCTGGTCAAAAACATTATAGTCCTACCAAGACCTATTATCAGAATAAACTAGCCTTGTTGATGCTGTCCCTTTATATGCGGAAACATTGGAAAGGTATCAAGGTTCAGGCAATCCGTGTGACCAATGTTAAAGTTGATATGCGCCGCTATGATCACCTCAGCCCTTTTATGAAAAATTTGTATAAAATCAAGTCAAGATTTTCGATTAGTCCTGAAGAAATGGCCAAAGTCTATACAGCCTTATCTACAGAAGATGGCCATGACGGTTTTTTGTATGACGAGAAATGCAGAGAAGTAAAAGCAAATAGATCTGCTTACGAAGAAGAGGAGCAAGCAAAACTTTACTCCTTACTTGAACAACTGACCTTTTCAAGAGACAATCTATAAAGAATTAGAAAAATAAATTTTACGCTTACTTCAATAGTGGAAAGAAATTTAGATATCGAAATCTGTTTGGAGAGTCCTGAAAAGTGATAACAATAACCAGATAGCCCAAAAATACAAAGGGAATGTGTTACAATAGAGGTACTTAGATTTATTTTGATAGCGTTAAAATAGAAACTTATAAGGACAGTGCGAAATGAAAATTCGAGTTAATAGAGATTCTGTATGTATGGGGGACGATGTATTGCCTCATGAGATAGAATTTGAGATTCCTGAAGATATGACGGTGAAAGAATTTTTTGACTTTCTAGAAAAGGAACGTTATTTGCCGTCTGTTCAAGGAAACAATGTCGCTTGGGAACTCCGTAATCGAAATGGGGAACAAGGTGTTTATTTCACCAAAACACGAGAGATTATTCATCCAGATGCGGTCTTAAAAGAGATGTTGGAAGGAATTACTGAGACTCCCTTATTTGTTTTGCTCTATCATTATACCCCGGAAGCATACTATATTAGAAAAGAGAATAAATGAGAATTGCAGATTATAGCGTGACCAAGGCAGTGCTGGAGCGTCACGGTTTTACCTTTAAAAAGTCCTTCGGGCAAAATTTCCTGACGGATACCAATATCCTTCAAAAAATCGTGGATACAGCTGAAATTGATGATCAGGTTAATGTTATCGAAATCGGGCCAGGGATTGGTGCCTTGACGGAGTTTTTGGCTGAGCGTGCGGCAGAGGTTATGGCCTTTGAGATTGACCACCGTTTGGTACCGATCTTGGCAGATACCCTGCGTGATTTTGACAATGTGACAGTAGTCAACGAGGACATTCTCAAAGTTGACTTGGCCCAGCATATCCAGAATTTTAAAAATCCTGGCCTGCCAATCAAGGTAGTAGCCAACTTGCCCTACTATATCACAACGCCTATTCTCATGCACTTGATTGAGAGTGGCATTCCTTTTAGTGAGTTTGTCGTCATGATGCAAAAAGAAGTGGCGGATCGCATCTCAGCCCAACCTAACACCAAGGCTTACGGTAGCTTGTCGATTGCGGTTCAGTATTACATGACAGCCAAGGTTGCTTTTATCGTGCCTCGTACGGTCTTTGTGCCAGCACCAAATGTGGATTCGGCCATCTTGAAAATGGTGCGCCGTCCAGATCCAGCCGTAGCAGTCGAAGATGAGAATTTCTTCTTTAAGGTTTCCAAGGCTAGTTTCACTCATCGTCGCAAGACCTTGTGGAACAACTTAACAGGCTACTTTGGCAAGACCGAAGAAGTCAAGGATAAGCTGACCAAGGCTTTGGACCAAGCAGGCTTGTCACCAAGTGTGCGTGGGGAAGCACTAAGCTTAGAAGAATTTGCTAGCCTTTCAGATGCGCTTAAAGGACAAGGACTCTAAGATGCGGGGACAAATCATTAAAGCCTTGGCGGGCTTCTACTATGTGGAGAGTGACGGTCAGGTTTATCAAACACGCGCGCGTGGGAATTTCCGTAAAAAAGGTCATACACCCTATGTTGGGGATTGGGTAGATTTTTCTGCGGAGGAATATTCTGAAGGTTATATTCTCAAGATTCACGAACGGAAAAACAGTCTGGTTCGTCCGCCTATTGTCAATATTGACCAAGCTGTGGTAATCATGTCGGCTAAGGAGCCTGATTTTAATAGCAATTTGCTGGATCGCTTCTTGGTACTCTTAGAACATAAGGGCATCCATCCTGTCGTCTATATTTCTAAAATGGACTTGCTAGAAGATAGGGAAGAATTAAGTTTTTACCAGCAGACCTATGGTGACATTGGCTATGACTTTGTGACCAGCAAGGAAGAACTCCTACCCTTGTTAACAGGCAAGACTACAGTCTTTATGGGGCAGACAGGCGTTGGAAAATCAACCCTTCTCAATAAAATCGCACCAGACCTCAATCTCGAGACAGGAGAAATCTCAGATAGTCTAGGTCGTGGTCGCCATACCACTCGAGCTGTTAGTTTTTACAATCTCAATGGGGGTAAAATCGCGGACACACCAGGCTTTTCATCACTGGATTATGAAGTGTCAACGGCTGAAGACCTCAATCAGGCCTTTCCAGAGATTGCCAGTGTCAGTCGAGACTGTAAATTCCGTACTTGTACCCATACCCATGAACCAGCTTGTGCGGTCAAGCCAGCTGTCGAAAAGGGTGCCATTGCGACCTTCCGTTTTGACAACTACTTGCAATTCCTCAGTGAAATTGAAAATCGCAGAGAAACCTATAAAAAAGTCAGCAAAAAAATTCCAAAATAAGGAGAAACCTATGTCTCAATACAAGATTGCTCCGTCAATTCTGGCAGCAGATTATGCCAACTTTGAACGTGAAATCAAACGCCTAGAAGCAACTGGGGCAGAATATGCCCATATCGATATCATGGATGGTCACTTTGTACCACAAATCAGTTTTGGTGCAGGTGTGGTTGAAGCTCTTCGTCCCCATAGCAAGATGGTCTTTGACTGCCACTTGATGGTAGCTAATCCAGAGAATCATTTAGAGGACTTTGCGCGTGCAGGTGCAGATATCATCAGCATTCATGTCGAAGCAACACCTCATATCCATGGCGCTCTCCAAAAGATTCGTTCACTAGGCGTCAAACCATCGATCGTTATCAATCCTGGTACACCTGTTGAGGCTATCAAATATGTACTTCACCTAGTTGACCAAGTTTTGGTGATGACGGTGAACCCTGGCTTCGGCGGGCAAGCTTTTCTCCCTGAAACCATGGATAAGATTCGTGAGTTGGTTGCCCTTCGTGAGGAAAAAGGCTTGAACTTTGAGATTGAAGTGGATGGTGGGATTGATGACCAAACCATTGCTCAAGCCAAAGAAGCTGGTGCTACAGTTTTTGTAGCGGGATCTTATGTCTTTAAGGGAGATGTCAATGAACGAGTGCAAACGCTCAGAAAACAACTGCACTAGGGTTGCCGTTTTTGCAGGTGGAGACCGTGGTCATTATCGAACGGATTTTGATTGCTTTGTCGGTGTAGATCGAGGCTCGCTCTGGGTCTTGGAAGAAGACCTTCCTCTGGCTCTAGCAGTTGGAGATTTTGATTCTGTCACTGCAGAAGAGCGACAGGTGATTCAAAAAAGTGCCCAGCATTTTGTTCAAGCCCAGCCAGAAAAGGATGATACGGATCTGGAATTGGCTCTCTTAACCGTCTTTGAGCAAAATCCTCAGGCTCAAGTTACTATTTTCGGTGCTTTGGGTGGCCGTATTGACCATATGTTGGCCAATGTTTTTCTACCTAGCAATCCCAAGTTAGCACCCTATATGCGCCAGATAGCGATTGAGGATGGGCAAAATGTGATTTCCTATTGTCCAGAAGGGACCAGTCAGCTAGAACCCCGCTCGGACTATGACTATCTAGCCTTTATGCCAGTTCGGGATAGCCAGCTGACCATTCTTGGTGCCAAGTATGAGTTGACAGAGGAGAATTTTTTCTTTAAAAAAGTATACGCTTCTAACGAATATATAGATAGGGAAGTTTCGGTGACTTGCCCAGATGGCTATGTCGTCGTGTTGCATAGCAAGGACAGGAGGTAGGATGGAGACTGTATTATTACTATTATTAATTGCCAATCTAGCTGGACTCTTTCTCATTTGGCAAAGGCAGGATAAGCAGGAGAAACACCTAAGCAAGAGTTTGGAGGATCAGGCAGATGATCTTTCAGATCAACTGGATTATCGCTTTGAACAAGCCAGGCAAACCAATCAGCTAGATCAAAAAGATTTGGAAGTGGCTGTCAGCGACCGTTTGCAAGAAGTGCGAATGGAGTTGCACCAAGGCCTGACTCAAGTCCGTCAAGAAATGACAGATAATCTTTTGCAAACTAGGGACAAGACCGACCAACGCCTTCAAGCTTTGCAGGAATCAAATGAGCAACGCTTGGAGCAAATGCGCCAGACAGTCGAGGAAAAGTTGGAAAAGACCTTGCAGACGCGCTTGCAGGCTTCCTTCGAGACAGTCTCCAAGCAACTAGAGTCTGTCAATCGTGGTCTTGGAGAAATGCAGACGGTTGCTCGTGATGTCGGTGCCCTCAACAAGGTTCTCTCTGGAACCAAGACGCGAGGAATTCTGGGCGAATTGCAACTGGGGCAGATCATCGAAGACATCATGACACCAGCCCAGTACGAACGAGAATTTGCAACGGTTGAAAACTCCAGTGAACGTGTGGAATACGCCATCAAGTTGCCTGGCCAAGGCGACCAGGAATACGTCTATCTACCGATTGACTCCAAGTTTCCACTGGCAGATTATTACCGATTAGAAGAAGCCTATGAAGCCGGTGATAAGAACGAGATTGAACGCTGTCGTAAATCTCTCTTGACAAGCGTTAAGCGTTTCGCCAAGGATATCAAGAGCAAGTACATAGCGCCGCCTCGAACAACCAATTTTGGAGTCTTGTTTGTTCCGACAGAAGGTCTTTATTCAGAGATCGTTCGCAATCCGGTCTTCTTTGATGGTTTGAGACGGGAAGAGCAGATTATTGTCGCAGGTCCAAGTACCCTATCAGCCCTGCTTAACTCTCTATCAGTTGGCTTCAAAACTCTCAATATCCAAAAGAGTGCTGACCATATCAGCAAGACCTTAGCTAGTGTCAAGACCGAGTTTGGCAAGTTCGGAGGCATTCTGGTCAAGGCACAAAAACATCTTCAACATGCCTCTGGCAATATTGATGAATTATTAAACCGTCGCACTACAGCTATCGAGCGGACGCTCCGTCACATTGAGTTATCAGAAGGTGAGCCTGCGCTTGATCTACTCCATTTCCAAGAAGATGAGGAAGAATATGAAGATTAGTCACATGAAAAAAGATGAGCTGTTTGAAGGTTTTTACCTGATTAAATCAGCTGACCTGAGACAGACGCGTGCTGGGAAAAACTACCTAGCCTTTACCTTTCAAGACGATAGCGGCGAGATTGAAGGAAAGCTCTGGGATGCCCAGCCTCATAACGTTGAGGCCTTTACCGCAGGGAAAGTTGTCCACATGCAGGGACGTCGAGAAGTTTATAACAACACTCCTCAAGTCAATCAAATTACTCTCCGCTTGCCTCAGCCCGGGGAACCCAATGATCCAGCTGATTTCAAGGTCAAATCTCCAGTTGATGTCAAGGAGATTCGTGACTACATGTCGCAAATGATTTTCAAGATTGAAAATCCTGTCTGGCAGCGTATCGTTCGTAGTCTCTACACCAAGTATGATAAGGAATTCTACTCCTATCCGGCTGCCAAGACCAATCACCATGCCTTTGAAACAGGTTTAGCCTATCATACAGCAACCATGGTGCGCTTGGCAGATGCCATTAGTGAGATCTATCCTCAGCTCAACAAGAGCCTCCTCTATGCGGGAATTATGTTGCATGACTTGGCCAAGGTTATTGAGTTGACGGGACCAGACCAGACGGAGTACACAGTTCGAGGCAATCTCCTTGGGCATATCGCTCTCATCGATAGTGAAATTACCAAGACAGTCATGGAACTAGGTATCGATGATACTAGAGAAGAAGTGGTGCTACTGCGCCATGTCATCCTTAGTCACCATGGCTTACTGGAGTATGGAAGTCCAGTCCGTCCACGCATTATGGAGGCAGAAATTATCCATATGATTGATAATCTAGATGCTAGCATGATGATGATGTCAACAGCTCTAGCTTTGGTAGACAAAGGAGAGATGACCAATAAAATCTTCGCTATGGACAATCGTTCCTTCTATAAACCAGATTTAGATTAATAATTTAAGAAAAACGAGCATTTTTTACGCAATAATGTTCGTTTTTTTATGTGAATATGGTATAATGGATAAAATATCAAAATTAAATGGAATGGTAAATAAAAATGAAATTAAGAAGAAGTGATCGGATGGTTGTCATTTCCAACTATTTGATTAATAATCCATACAAACTAACAAGTCTCAACACCTTTGCAGAAAAGTACGAATCTGCTAAATCATCGATTTCAGAGGACATCGTGATTATCAAGCGTGCCTTTGAGGAAATCGAAATCGGTCATATTCAGACTGTTACTGGAGCAGGTGGTGGCGTTATCTTTACACCATCAATCTCGAGTCATGAAGCCAAAGAAATGATCGCAGATTTGCGTGACAAACTTTCAGAAAGCGACCGTATCTTGCCAGGTGGCTACATCTACCTATCTGATTTGCTCAGTACACCTGCTATTTTGAAAAATATTGGGCGCATCATTGCCAAGAGCTTTATGGACCAAAAAATCGATGCCGTTATGACAGTGGCAACAAAAGGTGTGCCACTCGCAAATGCAGTTGCCAATGTCCTCAATGTTCCATTTGTCATTGTGCGCCGTGACTTGAAAATCACCGAAGGTTCAACGGTTAGCGTCAACTATGTATCAGGTTCCAGCGGTGACCGCATTGAGAAAATGTTCCTTTCAAAACGTAGCCTCAAGGCAGGCAGTCGTGTCTTGATTGTGGATGACTTCTTGAAAGGCGGCGGAACTGTCAACGGTATGATTAGTCTTTTGCGTGAGTTCGATTCTGAACTAGCTGGTGTCGCAGTCTTTGCAGACAATGCCCAAGAAGAACGTGAAAATCAGTTCGATTACAAGTCACTCTTGAAAGTAACCAATATTGATGTTAAGAACCAATCCATCGATGTTGAGATTGGAAATATCTTTGACGAAGACAAATAAGAGATAGAACTAAAGGTTGGAACGATTGTCCCAGCCTTTCTTTGCAAACAGAATAGAAGGAAGCTTATGAAAACACCATTTATCAGCCGTGAAGATTTAGAAACAATTGTTGCAGAGTTCCCGACTCCCTTCCACTTGTATGACGAGAAGGGGATTCGTGAAAAAGCAAGAGCCGTCAACAAGGCCTTTTCCTGGAACAAGGGCTTTAAGGAATATTTTGCAGTCAAGGCGACTCCAACCCCTGCCATCTTGAAAATCCTCCAAGAGGAAGGTTGCGGTGTGGACTGTTCTAGTTACGTGGAACTTTTAATGAGCCATAAACTGGATTTTCCCGGTTCTGAAATCATGTTCTCTTCTAACAACACGCCTGACAAGGAATATGCCTATGCGCGTGAGTTAGGTGCGACCATTAACTTGGATGCCTTTGAAGACATTGAACATCTAGAGCGAGCAGCAGGCATTCCAGAAATCATCTCTTGTCGTTACAATCCTGGTGGCGTTTTTGAGCTAGGAACAGATATCATGGACAATCCTGGAGAAGCCAAGTTTGGGATGACCAAGGACCAGCTTTTTGAAGCCTTTGCGATTTTGAAGGAAAAAGGAGCTAAGACTTTTGGGATTCACTCTTTCCTAGCATCCAATACTGTCACCCATCTCTACTACCCAGAGTTGGCGCGCCAGCTTTTTGAATTAGCCGTTGAAATCA
This genomic stretch from Streptococcus sp. 1643 harbors:
- a CDS encoding TatD family hydrolase, translating into MFDTHTHLNVEEFAGREAEEIALAAEMGVTQMNIVGFDTPTIERALELADEYEQLYATIGWHPTEAGTYTDEVEAYLLEKLKHPKVVALGEIGLDYHWMTAPKEVQEQVFRRQIQLSKDLNLPFVVHTRDALEDTYEIIKSEGVGPRGGIMHSFSGSLEWAEKFVGLGMTISFSGVVTFKKATDIQEAARELPLDKILVETDAPYLAPVPKRGRENKTAYTRYVVDFIADLRGMTTEELAAVTTANAERIFGLDSK
- the rnmV gene encoding ribonuclease M5, with product MKEKISQVIVVEGRDDTANLKRYFDVETYETRGSAINDQDIERIRRLHELHGVIVFTDPDFNGERIRRMIMTAIPTVQHAFLKRDEAVPKSKTKGRSLGIEHASYEDLKTALVQVTEQFENENEFDISRGDLIRLGFLAGADSRRRREYLGEQLRIGYSNGKQLLKRLELFGVTLAEVEEVMAKYSD
- the rsmA gene encoding 16S rRNA (adenine(1518)-N(6)/adenine(1519)-N(6))-dimethyltransferase RsmA → MRIADYSVTKAVLERHGFTFKKSFGQNFLTDTNILQKIVDTAEIDDQVNVIEIGPGIGALTEFLAERAAEVMAFEIDHRLVPILADTLRDFDNVTVVNEDILKVDLAQHIQNFKNPGLPIKVVANLPYYITTPILMHLIESGIPFSEFVVMMQKEVADRISAQPNTKAYGSLSIAVQYYMTAKVAFIVPRTVFVPAPNVDSAILKMVRRPDPAVAVEDENFFFKVSKASFTHRRKTLWNNLTGYFGKTEEVKDKLTKALDQAGLSPSVRGEALSLEEFASLSDALKGQGL
- the rpe gene encoding ribulose-phosphate 3-epimerase codes for the protein MSQYKIAPSILAADYANFEREIKRLEATGAEYAHIDIMDGHFVPQISFGAGVVEALRPHSKMVFDCHLMVANPENHLEDFARAGADIISIHVEATPHIHGALQKIRSLGVKPSIVINPGTPVEAIKYVLHLVDQVLVMTVNPGFGGQAFLPETMDKIRELVALREEKGLNFEIEVDGGIDDQTIAQAKEAGATVFVAGSYVFKGDVNERVQTLRKQLH
- the purR gene encoding pur operon repressor; this translates as MKLRRSDRMVVISNYLINNPYKLTSLNTFAEKYESAKSSISEDIVIIKRAFEEIEIGHIQTVTGAGGGVIFTPSISSHEAKEMIADLRDKLSESDRILPGGYIYLSDLLSTPAILKNIGRIIAKSFMDQKIDAVMTVATKGVPLANAVANVLNVPFVIVRRDLKITEGSTVSVNYVSGSSGDRIEKMFLSKRSLKAGSRVLIVDDFLKGGGTVNGMISLLREFDSELAGVAVFADNAQEERENQFDYKSLLKVTNIDVKNQSIDVEIGNIFDEDK
- a CDS encoding thiamine diphosphokinase, which encodes MNECKRSENNCTRVAVFAGGDRGHYRTDFDCFVGVDRGSLWVLEEDLPLALAVGDFDSVTAEERQVIQKSAQHFVQAQPEKDDTDLELALLTVFEQNPQAQVTIFGALGGRIDHMLANVFLPSNPKLAPYMRQIAIEDGQNVISYCPEGTSQLEPRSDYDYLAFMPVRDSQLTILGAKYELTEENFFFKKVYASNEYIDREVSVTCPDGYVVVLHSKDRR
- a CDS encoding diaminopimelate decarboxylase; translation: MKTPFISREDLETIVAEFPTPFHLYDEKGIREKARAVNKAFSWNKGFKEYFAVKATPTPAILKILQEEGCGVDCSSYVELLMSHKLDFPGSEIMFSSNNTPDKEYAYARELGATINLDAFEDIEHLERAAGIPEIISCRYNPGGVFELGTDIMDNPGEAKFGMTKDQLFEAFAILKEKGAKTFGIHSFLASNTVTHLYYPELARQLFELAVEIKEKLGISLDFINLSGGIGVNYRPEQEPNDIAVIGEGVRKVYEEVLTPAGLGQVKIFTELGRFMLAPHGALVTRVTHKKKTYRTYLGVDASAVNLMRPAMYGAYHHVTNLTNPDGPVEVVDVVGSLCENNDKFAVNRELPHTEIGDLLMIHDTGAHGFSMGYQYNAKLRSAEILYTEEGKARQIRRAERPEDYFATLYGFDFESD
- the rsgA gene encoding ribosome small subunit-dependent GTPase A; the encoded protein is MRGQIIKALAGFYYVESDGQVYQTRARGNFRKKGHTPYVGDWVDFSAEEYSEGYILKIHERKNSLVRPPIVNIDQAVVIMSAKEPDFNSNLLDRFLVLLEHKGIHPVVYISKMDLLEDREELSFYQQTYGDIGYDFVTSKEELLPLLTGKTTVFMGQTGVGKSTLLNKIAPDLNLETGEISDSLGRGRHTTRAVSFYNLNGGKIADTPGFSSLDYEVSTAEDLNQAFPEIASVSRDCKFRTCTHTHEPACAVKPAVEKGAIATFRFDNYLQFLSEIENRRETYKKVSKKIPK
- the rmuC gene encoding DNA recombination protein RmuC, translated to METVLLLLLIANLAGLFLIWQRQDKQEKHLSKSLEDQADDLSDQLDYRFEQARQTNQLDQKDLEVAVSDRLQEVRMELHQGLTQVRQEMTDNLLQTRDKTDQRLQALQESNEQRLEQMRQTVEEKLEKTLQTRLQASFETVSKQLESVNRGLGEMQTVARDVGALNKVLSGTKTRGILGELQLGQIIEDIMTPAQYEREFATVENSSERVEYAIKLPGQGDQEYVYLPIDSKFPLADYYRLEEAYEAGDKNEIERCRKSLLTSVKRFAKDIKSKYIAPPRTTNFGVLFVPTEGLYSEIVRNPVFFDGLRREEQIIVAGPSTLSALLNSLSVGFKTLNIQKSADHISKTLASVKTEFGKFGGILVKAQKHLQHASGNIDELLNRRTTAIERTLRHIELSEGEPALDLLHFQEDEEEYED
- a CDS encoding site-specific integrase, which translates into the protein MFFKKLDNGKYRYYEKFYHEREGKWKQVSVTLKSKSRVSQAEAKRRLALKIEKLLTAPTKEEVEKKQLEEMIFSQLLEEWKMIRSSEIKSSSYRSEMKSLELFMGAVGNLRISDYTTQLVQTYLMNLNVQNSTRKNRKIYLHGIFDYAVKVGYISDSPVKGVVIPKQKVDYEKLQKAKDNFISREELGQVLSYCESHNKDKRYALAMEFIFLTGLRFAEFIGVRYQDVNFKANLLTIDHTIDYVAHGYDERILQTTKTVGSVRTIVLSERCLEIIEYFRSNCFDEEFIFVTEQGNIMRQPLLYRFIKNICEVVLGGHRSYNIHMLRHSHISLLAELGIPIKAIMERVGHRDESITLRIYSHVTKNIQDELREKLNQIHL
- a CDS encoding SDR family NAD(P)-dependent oxidoreductase; the protein is MKKVIITGGNSGIGYQSAKQLAEKGWSVTLFCRRKEAAEQACEEICQQTGNRHVDYILVDLSDMKSVREAAEQYIQKEDFLDVLINNAADFDLSVKKPILTKDGLEKQFATNVAAPFLLSILLKGLLEKSERGRIINISSQGLVLYPFMKLDFENLSGQKHYSPTKTYYQNKLALLMLSLYMRKHWKGIKVQAIRVTNVKVDMRRYDHLSPFMKNLYKIKSRFSISPEEMAKVYTALSTEDGHDGFLYDEKCREVKANRSAYEEEEQAKLYSLLEQLTFSRDNL
- a CDS encoding 3'-5' exoribonuclease YhaM family protein — encoded protein: MKISHMKKDELFEGFYLIKSADLRQTRAGKNYLAFTFQDDSGEIEGKLWDAQPHNVEAFTAGKVVHMQGRREVYNNTPQVNQITLRLPQPGEPNDPADFKVKSPVDVKEIRDYMSQMIFKIENPVWQRIVRSLYTKYDKEFYSYPAAKTNHHAFETGLAYHTATMVRLADAISEIYPQLNKSLLYAGIMLHDLAKVIELTGPDQTEYTVRGNLLGHIALIDSEITKTVMELGIDDTREEVVLLRHVILSHHGLLEYGSPVRPRIMEAEIIHMIDNLDASMMMMSTALALVDKGEMTNKIFAMDNRSFYKPDLD